DNA sequence from the Streptomyces sp. CA-210063 genome:
CCCCGTACGACATAGCCACGTCGGCGTCAGGCCCGCAGCGGGTTCGCCCGTACCGCCGCCATCAGGTACCAGGCCGTCGCGCCCGTGTGCCGGTACGGGTAGTAGCCGAAGCCGAAGCCCGTGTCGAGGGGGCTGCTGGCCGAGACGATGCCGGAGCGTTCGGGGAGGACTCGGCCGCCGACGGTCTGGGCGGTGCCGAGGAGGTCCTGGGCGCGTTCGAGGGAGTCGAGGAGCCGCCGAGCGCGCGTCTCGTCACCCCGTGCGCCCCGGTCGCGCAGGGCGAGCGCGAGGTGGGCGGTGCCCTCGAACCAGACGCCGTTGCGGTCGGGCCTGGGCTGGAACTCGGCGATGGGCGCGTCCTCGTTCGCGAGGAGACTCGCGGAGCTGAAGGTGACGCCCTCGTACGACTGCCCGGCCGGCACCGTGCTGTTGCGGCGCTCGGCGTGGTCGAGGACGGCGAGTTCGGTGGCCGCCCAGTCCAGGGAGCGGGAGTAGCGGCCGGAGTCGAGGGCGAGGTGCGTCCAGGTCTGGGTGTCCTCGGGGATGGGCGACTTGTTGACGGTCACCCCGTCGTTGCTGCCGGTGTAGAAGAAGCCGCCGCCCGACGAGCCCTCCGACGGCTCCCACATCCGCTTCACGAAGGCCTCGGCCCGCGTGCGCCGCTCCCACCACACCCGGTCGCCGGTGAGCCGGGCGAGCCGTCCGAACAGGCAGATCAGGTCGGTGTTGTGCTCGGTCGAGGTGAACGGCAGCTTCTCGTTCGCCCCGTTCACGCCGAACTTGTAGCCGCCGAGGGGCTCGTCGGTACGGCCGGTCCGCTCGATCCACTCCCCGATCCGCACCGCGGCGGCGAGGAAGCGCCGGGCCCCGGTCCGCCGGGCCAGCGCGCCCAGCGCGATCCCCGCCCAGGCCATGTCCCCCACGGCTGTCCCCGTGAAGCCGAACTGGGTGCCGACGTTGGCCGTACCGTCCGCCCGGACGAACCCGTCCGGCTGCGGCACCCCGTCGAAGAAGACGTACGGCCCGACGTTGTACGCCTGGCGCAGCCGGCCGTCGTCGTACGCCGGGTCGTGCTCCTGGGCGTAGAGCAGCGCGTCCCCGAGCGTGACCGCCCTGGCCTGCGCGTCGGCCGTGCGCACGGCGAGGTGGGCGAGGATCGCGAGCGCGTTGTCGTACGTGAAGGCCGTGCTGAACAGGCCCGCCTGGTCGGTGTAGCTCTGGGCGAGCCGGATGTCGCCGTGGTCGGGGTAGGCGTCC
Encoded proteins:
- a CDS encoding Tat pathway signal sequence domain protein, which encodes MTGRRQGPAFSRRRLLGTAAGAAAALTALGSGPAHAAPRAAGGSAVRRGQAFLAAAMDAYPDHGDIRLAQSYTDQAGLFSTAFTYDNALAILAHLAVRTADAQARAVTLGDALLYAQEHDPAYDDGRLRQAYNVGPYVFFDGVPQPDGFVRADGTANVGTQFGFTGTAVGDMAWAGIALGALARRTGARRFLAAAVRIGEWIERTGRTDEPLGGYKFGVNGANEKLPFTSTEHNTDLICLFGRLARLTGDRVWWERRTRAEAFVKRMWEPSEGSSGGGFFYTGSNDGVTVNKSPIPEDTQTWTHLALDSGRYSRSLDWAATELAVLDHAERRNSTVPAGQSYEGVTFSSASLLANEDAPIAEFQPRPDRNGVWFEGTAHLALALRDRGARGDETRARRLLDSLERAQDLLGTAQTVGGRVLPERSGIVSASSPLDTGFGFGYYPYRHTGATAWYLMAAVRANPLRA